One window of the Conexibacter sp. SYSU D00693 genome contains the following:
- a CDS encoding nuclear transport factor 2 family protein translates to MGAREVLDRFFRLAGAGDVEGLAGLFHEDAVLVRLDGAGEGRAAVRDHLAAWVAQAPRLVELGGAHEAQDTVVFHAQLELGGQEVRIHGTFVLRGERIWRWTTAPFPSASGQGRGGRTAVTVDLEPYAPWPLRPVPDVRSAGREVLGPVLLEVVATEGPVLADYAYRQVVRASGGKALTSIARAPLSGAAHRLRNAGAIEMVDDDGVEVLRPAGAAPVRLRELGPRALDEVPPSELAELVRRLHAAGATDLPRAALDAYGLVRMTGKAQELLARAVSVATAG, encoded by the coding sequence ATGGGCGCACGAGAGGTGCTGGACCGCTTCTTCCGGCTCGCGGGGGCCGGCGACGTCGAGGGCCTGGCCGGGCTCTTCCACGAGGACGCCGTGCTCGTGCGCCTCGACGGGGCCGGCGAGGGGCGTGCCGCGGTGCGCGACCACCTGGCGGCGTGGGTCGCGCAGGCGCCCCGGCTCGTCGAGCTCGGCGGCGCGCACGAGGCGCAGGACACGGTCGTCTTCCACGCCCAGCTCGAGCTCGGCGGCCAGGAGGTCCGGATCCACGGGACGTTCGTCCTGCGGGGCGAGCGCATCTGGCGGTGGACCACCGCGCCGTTCCCGTCGGCCTCGGGCCAGGGGCGCGGCGGGCGCACCGCGGTCACCGTCGACCTCGAGCCCTACGCGCCGTGGCCACTGCGTCCCGTGCCCGACGTGCGCTCGGCGGGACGCGAGGTCCTCGGGCCGGTCCTGCTGGAGGTCGTGGCGACGGAGGGCCCGGTGCTCGCCGACTACGCCTACCGCCAGGTCGTGCGGGCCAGCGGCGGCAAGGCGCTGACGTCGATCGCCCGCGCGCCGCTGTCGGGCGCCGCGCACCGGCTGCGCAACGCCGGCGCGATCGAGATGGTCGACGACGACGGCGTCGAGGTGCTGCGTCCGGCGGGCGCCGCGCCGGTGCGCCTGCGCGAGCTCGGGCCGCGCGCCCTGGACGAGGTGCCGCCGTCGGAGCTCGCCGAGCTGGTGCGCCGGCTGCACGCCGCCGGGGCGACCGACCTGCCGCGCGCCGCGCTCGACGCCTACGGGCTCGTGCGCATGACCGGCAAGGCGCAGGAGCTCCTCGCGCGGGCGGTCAGCGTCGCGACCGCCGGGTAG
- a CDS encoding crotonase/enoyl-CoA hydratase family protein, which produces MSDEVRYERRGAAAVLTIDRPARRNAVDGPTAEALEAGFHRFEADDDARVLVLTGAGGVAFCAGADLTAIATLGPRLESEGGPLGFTRLTPSKPTIAAIDGWCVAGGFELALWCDLRLASETSRLGCTERRFGVPLVDGGTQRLPRIVGQGRALDLVLTGRVIDAREAHGMGLLTEVLPEGRSVVDRAVELADELAAFPQETMLADRAALLASFGHPLEEGLALEARSGPATYRAAQQGAARFADGQGRGASGVRG; this is translated from the coding sequence CTGTCTGACGAGGTCCGCTACGAGCGCCGCGGCGCGGCGGCGGTCCTCACGATCGACCGCCCCGCGCGCCGCAACGCGGTCGACGGCCCCACGGCCGAGGCGCTCGAGGCCGGCTTCCACCGCTTCGAGGCCGACGACGACGCCCGCGTCCTGGTCCTGACCGGCGCCGGCGGCGTCGCGTTCTGCGCCGGCGCGGACCTCACGGCGATCGCCACGCTGGGTCCCCGGCTCGAGTCCGAGGGCGGGCCGCTGGGCTTCACGCGGCTGACGCCGTCCAAGCCGACGATCGCCGCGATCGACGGCTGGTGCGTCGCCGGCGGCTTCGAGCTGGCGCTGTGGTGCGACCTGCGGCTCGCCAGCGAGACGTCGCGACTGGGCTGCACCGAGCGGCGCTTCGGCGTCCCGCTCGTCGACGGCGGCACCCAGCGGCTGCCGCGGATCGTCGGGCAGGGCCGTGCGCTGGACCTCGTCCTCACCGGGCGGGTCATCGACGCGCGCGAGGCCCACGGCATGGGCCTGCTGACCGAGGTCCTCCCCGAGGGGCGCTCGGTCGTCGACCGGGCGGTCGAGCTCGCCGACGAGCTCGCGGCCTTCCCGCAGGAGACCATGCTCGCCGACCGCGCCGCGCTCCTGGCGAGCTTCGGGCACCCCCTCGAGGAGGGTCTCGCCCTCGAGGCGCGCAGCGGCCCCGCCACGTACCGCGCCGCCCAGCAGGGCGCCGCGCGGTTCGCCGATGGTCAGGGTCGCGGCGCATCGGGTGTCCGCGGGTAG
- a CDS encoding TIGR03557 family F420-dependent LLM class oxidoreductase has protein sequence MAPKIGVFLSAEEHGASFLVESARKAEAAGFESAWISDHFHPWTHSQGQSPFVWSVLGGIASVTSKLRVHTAVTAPTVRIHPAIIAQAAATTATMFGPGRFGLGVGTGEALNEHILGDPWPDVSTRLDMLEEAVAIIRALWTGEVVNHDGTFYTVDRARLFSIPDEAPPIHVSGFGPKAISRAAQIGDGFMTVQPDADGVRQFRDEGGTGTVHGGFKCVYHEDEAEARRIAHRIWPNEGLAGELAQLLPMPTNFEEACEPVTEEMVAESVVCGPDPERYVEQVRQFEQAGFDEVYVSQIGDDDDGFFRFWKSEVEPRL, from the coding sequence ATGGCCCCCAAGATCGGCGTCTTCCTCTCCGCGGAGGAGCACGGCGCCTCGTTCCTCGTCGAGTCCGCGCGCAAGGCGGAGGCGGCCGGGTTCGAGAGCGCCTGGATCTCCGACCACTTCCACCCCTGGACCCACAGCCAGGGCCAGTCGCCCTTCGTCTGGTCGGTGCTCGGCGGGATCGCGTCCGTGACGTCGAAGCTGCGGGTCCACACCGCCGTGACGGCGCCGACCGTCCGCATCCACCCGGCGATCATCGCCCAGGCCGCGGCGACGACCGCGACGATGTTCGGCCCCGGGCGCTTCGGCCTGGGCGTGGGCACCGGCGAGGCGCTCAACGAGCACATCCTCGGCGACCCGTGGCCCGACGTCTCGACGCGCCTGGACATGCTCGAGGAGGCGGTGGCGATCATCCGCGCGTTGTGGACCGGCGAGGTGGTCAACCACGACGGGACCTTCTACACCGTGGACCGCGCGCGGCTCTTCTCGATCCCGGACGAGGCGCCCCCGATCCACGTCTCGGGCTTCGGGCCCAAGGCGATCTCGCGGGCGGCGCAGATCGGCGACGGGTTCATGACCGTCCAGCCCGACGCCGACGGCGTGCGCCAGTTCCGCGACGAGGGCGGCACGGGCACCGTCCACGGCGGGTTCAAGTGCGTCTACCACGAGGACGAGGCGGAGGCGAGACGGATCGCCCACCGGATCTGGCCCAACGAGGGCCTGGCGGGCGAGCTCGCCCAGCTCCTGCCGATGCCGACGAACTTCGAGGAGGCCTGCGAGCCGGTGACCGAGGAGATGGTCGCCGAGTCGGTGGTCTGCGGCCCCGACCCGGAGCGCTACGTCGAGCAGGTCCGCCAGTTCGAGCAGGCCGGGTTCGACGAGGTCTACGTCAGCCAGATCGGCGACGACGACGACGGCTTCTTCAGGTTCTGGAAGTCGGAGGTCGAGCCGCGGCTGTGA
- a CDS encoding SDR family oxidoreductase, translated as MTYFVTGATGFIGRHLVEELLRNREGEVFALVREGSRQRLEALIAQWPEGHRVTPVVGDLAEPDLGVDPGWIDAHKGKVEHLFHLAAIYDLTAGDEVNERMNVTGTKNAVSLANHLDVGHFHHTSSVAVAGHFKGLFREDFFDEGQKLPTPYHRTKFESEKLVRDHARVPWRVFRPAIVVGHSQTGEMDKIDGPYYLFKLIQKLRAMLPEWAPLIGPELGYTNIVPVDFVAKAMDHIAHLPDLDGRAFHLTHPKGQRSGDVLNAFSKAAHAPQLAMRVDKRLIDALPKGTISMLMKLPAAQGVRNSLLADFGIPHQILGEVSFKCQFDTRDTERALEGSGIEVPELDTYAYRLWDFWERELDPDLFKDRSFEGAINGKTVVITGASSGIGQAAAHKIAAAGGIPLLVARSMDKLEETKAEIEARGGTAYCCSADLTDLDSIQDLVDRMLADHPAIDMLVNNAGRSIRRSIVLSLDRFHDFERTMQLNYFGTIKLVMGLLPHMRERGSGHVVNVSSIGVQTSPPRFSAYVASKAALDAWTKVVSSEVVGDGITFTTIHMPLVRTPMIAPTKIYDSFPTITPDEAADLVCEALRAKPKQINTRLGTFGEVAYALAPKAVDQILHMAYKVFPDSAAAKGKKDPSEKASMEQIAMANLMKGVHW; from the coding sequence ATGACGTACTTCGTCACTGGAGCCACGGGCTTCATCGGGCGGCACCTGGTCGAGGAGCTGCTGCGCAACCGCGAGGGTGAGGTCTTCGCCCTGGTCCGCGAGGGCTCGCGCCAGCGCCTGGAGGCGCTGATCGCCCAGTGGCCGGAGGGCCACCGCGTCACGCCGGTCGTGGGCGACCTGGCCGAGCCGGACCTCGGGGTCGACCCGGGCTGGATCGACGCGCACAAGGGCAAGGTCGAGCACCTCTTCCACCTGGCGGCGATCTACGACCTCACGGCGGGCGACGAGGTCAACGAGCGCATGAACGTCACGGGGACCAAGAACGCGGTCTCCCTGGCCAACCACCTCGACGTCGGCCACTTCCACCACACGAGCTCCGTCGCGGTCGCGGGCCACTTCAAGGGCCTGTTCCGCGAGGACTTCTTCGACGAGGGCCAGAAGCTCCCGACGCCCTACCACCGCACGAAGTTCGAGTCCGAGAAGCTCGTGCGCGACCACGCGCGGGTGCCGTGGCGCGTCTTCCGTCCCGCGATCGTCGTCGGCCACTCCCAGACCGGCGAGATGGACAAGATCGACGGGCCCTACTACCTCTTCAAGCTCATCCAGAAGCTGCGGGCGATGCTGCCCGAGTGGGCGCCGCTGATCGGCCCCGAGCTGGGCTACACGAACATCGTCCCGGTCGACTTCGTCGCCAAGGCGATGGACCACATCGCCCACCTGCCCGACCTCGACGGCCGCGCGTTCCACCTCACGCACCCGAAGGGCCAGCGCTCGGGCGACGTGCTCAACGCGTTCTCGAAGGCCGCGCACGCGCCGCAGCTGGCGATGCGCGTCGACAAGCGCCTGATCGACGCCCTGCCCAAGGGCACGATCTCGATGCTCATGAAGCTCCCGGCGGCGCAGGGCGTGCGCAACTCGCTGCTGGCCGACTTCGGGATCCCGCACCAGATCCTCGGCGAGGTCTCGTTCAAGTGCCAGTTCGACACGCGTGACACCGAGCGCGCGCTCGAGGGCAGCGGCATCGAGGTCCCCGAGCTCGACACCTACGCCTACCGGCTGTGGGACTTCTGGGAGCGCGAGCTCGACCCGGACCTCTTCAAGGACCGCTCGTTCGAGGGCGCCATCAACGGCAAGACCGTCGTCATCACGGGCGCGTCGTCGGGCATCGGCCAGGCGGCGGCGCACAAGATCGCGGCGGCCGGCGGCATCCCGCTGCTCGTCGCCCGTTCGATGGACAAGCTCGAGGAGACCAAGGCGGAGATCGAGGCCCGCGGCGGGACGGCGTACTGCTGCTCCGCGGACCTCACCGACCTCGACTCGATCCAGGACCTCGTCGACCGCATGCTCGCCGACCACCCGGCGATCGACATGCTCGTCAACAACGCGGGGCGCTCCATCCGGCGGTCGATCGTCCTGAGCCTCGACCGCTTCCACGACTTCGAGCGCACGATGCAGCTCAACTACTTCGGGACGATCAAGCTCGTCATGGGGCTGCTGCCGCACATGCGCGAGCGCGGGTCGGGCCACGTGGTGAACGTCAGCTCGATCGGCGTGCAGACCTCGCCGCCGCGCTTCAGCGCCTACGTGGCGTCCAAGGCGGCGCTCGACGCGTGGACGAAGGTCGTCTCCTCGGAGGTCGTCGGCGACGGCATCACGTTCACGACGATCCACATGCCGCTCGTGCGCACGCCGATGATCGCGCCGACGAAGATCTACGACTCGTTCCCGACGATCACGCCCGACGAGGCGGCCGACCTCGTGTGCGAGGCGCTGCGGGCCAAGCCCAAGCAGATCAACACGCGGCTGGGGACGTTCGGCGAGGTCGCCTACGCGCTGGCGCCCAAGGCGGTCGACCAGATCCTGCACATGGCCTACAAGGTCTTCCCGGACTCGGCGGCGGCCAAGGGCAAGAAGGACCCGAGCGAGAAGGCCTCCATGGAGCAGATCGCCATGGCCAACCTCATGAAGGGCGTGCACTGGTAG
- a CDS encoding histone deacetylase: MRLWSHDRWTFPLPEGHRYPLAKYRLIREWAQARGHEVAEPEPIAWDALTAVHDAAFVARMRDGTLDRREERVLGLPWSPELVHRARIGTQGTVEAARDTLRLGAGMVLGGGTHHAGRSSSRGYCVFNDVAVATHALRFEGLARRVLVVDVDVHQGDGTAELLGPDPDAFTLSVQCERNYPFTRIPSDLDVELPRGTGDDLYLGALDGALTQALEAFPQPDLAFLLAGADPYEGDALGRLSLTKDGLRDRDALVVGRLRAAGIPVCATLAGGYAPDVDDIVDIHAQTVDVVARALTAAARPPTSRT; the protein is encoded by the coding sequence GTGAGGCTGTGGTCGCACGACCGGTGGACGTTCCCGCTGCCCGAGGGGCACCGGTACCCGCTGGCGAAGTACCGGCTGATCCGCGAGTGGGCGCAGGCGCGGGGGCACGAGGTCGCCGAGCCCGAGCCGATCGCCTGGGACGCGCTGACGGCGGTGCACGACGCGGCGTTCGTGGCCCGCATGCGCGACGGGACGCTGGACCGCCGCGAGGAGAGGGTGCTCGGCCTGCCGTGGTCGCCGGAGCTCGTGCACCGCGCGCGGATCGGGACGCAGGGCACCGTCGAGGCGGCACGGGACACGCTGCGCCTGGGGGCGGGGATGGTCCTCGGCGGCGGGACCCACCACGCGGGACGCTCGTCCTCGCGCGGCTACTGCGTCTTCAACGACGTGGCGGTGGCGACCCACGCGTTGCGCTTCGAGGGCCTCGCCCGGCGGGTGCTCGTCGTCGACGTCGACGTCCACCAGGGCGACGGGACCGCCGAGCTCCTCGGACCCGACCCGGACGCCTTCACGCTCAGCGTCCAGTGCGAGCGCAACTACCCCTTCACCCGCATCCCCTCCGACCTCGACGTCGAGCTGCCGCGCGGCACCGGCGACGACCTCTACCTCGGCGCCCTCGACGGCGCCCTCACCCAGGCGCTCGAGGCCTTCCCGCAGCCCGACCTCGCCTTCCTCCTCGCCGGCGCCGACCCGTACGAGGGCGACGCGCTCGGCCGCCTGTCGCTCACCAAGGACGGGCTGCGCGACCGCGACGCGCTCGTCGTCGGCCGCCTCCGTGCCGCCGGGATCCCCGTCTGCGCGACCCTCGCCGGCGGCTACGCGCCCGACGTCGACGACATCGTCGACATCCACGCGCAGACCGTCGACGTCGTCGCCCGGGCGCTCACAGCCGCGGCTCGACCTCCGACTTCCAGAACCTGA
- a CDS encoding MlaD family protein, whose translation MIRRPASSIVANPVLVGAVTTLVVVVAVFLSYSANKGLPFVPTTELRFLVDNGANLLPGNEVREGGYRIGLVTEMEPARLPDGQIGAEVRLKLDEGSGPIPVDSTFSLRPRSVLGLKYVELTRGRSARTFADGDTVPARQARFPVELADLYEVYDERTRTGSRRGLQGFGDALTGRGASLNLAIQDAPRLLGHLEPVARSLAAPGTQLGRLFEELGDAARTVAPVARRYRHQFEAAGDVFEAWSRSPEALAATIDKSGPTYEVAASSLRRQRPFLTRFARFSGAVQEAAATLPRTLPRIIPALETGTRVQRRAPQLNEPLRETLSAVDRLSRDPVTSVAFRGLADTTRILNPVLRFVGPYITVCNYFNYAWTHAGEHISEPDPTGTSQRVLLMQASRTVNPTATSLGSLGTLSNNKPANNEPVLTGVPYAIHSQPYPAAITTDGRADCEGGQRGYLERVMRYGAADRKGAVDPRTPGVQGPTFTGRPEVPQGQTFTRTPQFGPKVPEELD comes from the coding sequence GTGATCCGCCGCCCCGCCAGCTCCATCGTCGCCAACCCGGTCCTCGTGGGCGCGGTGACGACGCTCGTCGTCGTCGTGGCGGTGTTCCTGAGCTACAGCGCCAACAAGGGCCTGCCGTTCGTCCCGACGACGGAGCTGCGCTTCCTCGTGGACAACGGCGCGAACCTCCTGCCGGGCAACGAGGTCCGCGAGGGCGGCTACCGCATCGGCCTCGTCACCGAGATGGAGCCCGCGCGGCTGCCGGACGGGCAGATCGGCGCCGAGGTGCGGCTCAAGCTCGACGAGGGCTCGGGCCCGATCCCCGTCGACTCGACCTTCAGCCTGCGCCCCCGCTCCGTGCTCGGCCTGAAGTACGTCGAGCTCACCCGCGGCCGCTCGGCGCGGACGTTCGCCGACGGCGACACCGTCCCCGCCCGGCAGGCGCGCTTCCCCGTCGAGCTCGCGGACCTGTACGAGGTCTACGACGAGCGCACGCGCACCGGGTCCCGCCGCGGCCTCCAGGGCTTCGGCGACGCGCTCACGGGCCGCGGCGCCTCGCTCAACCTCGCCATCCAGGACGCGCCCCGGCTGCTCGGCCACCTCGAGCCGGTCGCCCGCTCCCTCGCCGCCCCCGGCACGCAGCTCGGCCGCCTGTTCGAGGAGCTCGGCGACGCTGCGCGCACGGTCGCCCCGGTCGCCCGGCGCTACCGCCACCAGTTCGAGGCCGCCGGCGACGTCTTCGAGGCCTGGTCGCGCTCCCCCGAGGCGCTGGCGGCGACGATCGACAAGTCGGGCCCGACCTACGAGGTGGCCGCGAGCTCGCTGCGCCGCCAGCGCCCGTTCCTCACGCGCTTCGCCCGCTTCTCGGGCGCCGTGCAGGAGGCCGCCGCGACCCTGCCGCGCACGCTGCCCCGGATCATCCCGGCGCTCGAGACCGGCACCCGGGTCCAGCGCCGCGCCCCGCAGCTCAACGAGCCGCTGCGCGAGACGCTCAGCGCCGTCGACCGGCTGTCCCGCGACCCGGTGACGAGCGTCGCCTTCCGCGGCCTGGCCGACACGACGCGGATCCTCAACCCGGTCCTGCGCTTCGTCGGGCCGTACATCACGGTCTGCAACTACTTCAACTACGCGTGGACGCACGCGGGCGAGCACATCTCCGAGCCCGACCCGACCGGCACCTCGCAGCGCGTCCTGCTCATGCAGGCCTCGCGCACGGTCAACCCGACGGCGACGTCGCTGGGCTCGCTCGGCACGCTGTCCAACAACAAGCCGGCCAACAACGAGCCGGTCCTCACGGGCGTGCCGTACGCGATCCACTCGCAGCCCTACCCCGCCGCGATCACCACCGACGGCAGGGCCGACTGCGAGGGCGGCCAGCGCGGCTACCTCGAGCGCGTCATGCGCTACGGCGCCGCGGACCGCAAGGGCGCGGTCGACCCGCGCACGCCGGGCGTCCAGGGCCCCACCTTCACCGGCCGTCCCGAGGTCCCGCAGGGCCAGACCTTCACCCGCACGCCGCAGTTCGGCCCGAAGGTCCCGGAGGAACTCGACTGA
- a CDS encoding MlaD family protein, which produces MRQESEHSDGGRGRLGASLVVLLAVAAAAVALLRGSDSYEVTARFDAATALVPGNLVQAGGRKVGTVKEIRLSDRGQADVELQIDEEDLAPLPEGTRASIRLASLSGQANRYIDLRLPVQQAGRSPPAIPDGGLIDAGATSSAVDVDTFFSLFDERTRKGLRDVVRGNGRIYAGSEEEANAGFEALNPSLVAGQRLFAELNRASALLERFVVSSSRLVTDLADRDESLSGLVDRLATATGAIAAEEGSLSRAVGTLPPFLRRANTTFANLRSTLDDVAPLVEETKPVAPRLRKVLAELRPFARDAVPTVRDLAALAGRPGADNDLLDLAKRVPALHDVAVETRERNGEQRAGALPTGTTSLRGQTPQLAFLRPYSVDLTGWFDDFGHSGAYDANGNFNRSAISVSAFSLVDGLLRPVPPELRQQLFDSVVAVGQNNRCPGSIERGALWKPSPDFNCDETQGPVGP; this is translated from the coding sequence GTGCGGCAGGAGAGCGAGCACAGCGACGGGGGTCGTGGGCGCCTGGGGGCGTCGCTGGTCGTGCTGCTCGCGGTCGCCGCGGCGGCCGTCGCGCTCCTGCGCGGCAGCGACAGCTACGAGGTCACCGCCCGCTTCGACGCCGCGACCGCGCTCGTGCCCGGCAACCTCGTCCAGGCCGGTGGCCGCAAGGTCGGCACGGTCAAGGAGATCCGGCTCTCGGACCGGGGGCAGGCCGACGTCGAGCTGCAGATCGACGAGGAGGACCTGGCGCCGCTGCCGGAGGGCACGCGCGCGAGCATCCGCCTCGCCTCCCTCTCGGGCCAGGCCAACCGCTACATCGACCTGCGCCTGCCCGTGCAGCAGGCCGGCCGCAGCCCGCCCGCCATCCCGGACGGCGGGCTCATCGACGCCGGCGCGACCTCCTCGGCCGTCGACGTCGACACGTTCTTCTCCCTGTTCGACGAGCGCACCCGCAAGGGCCTGCGCGACGTGGTCCGGGGCAACGGCCGGATCTACGCCGGCAGCGAGGAGGAGGCCAACGCGGGCTTCGAGGCGCTCAACCCCTCGCTCGTCGCCGGCCAGCGGCTCTTCGCCGAGCTCAACCGCGCCTCCGCGCTGCTCGAGCGCTTCGTCGTGTCCTCGTCGCGCCTGGTGACCGACCTGGCCGACCGTGACGAGTCGCTCTCCGGCCTCGTCGACCGCCTCGCCACCGCCACCGGCGCCATCGCCGCCGAGGAGGGCTCGCTCTCGCGCGCCGTGGGGACGCTGCCGCCGTTCCTGCGCCGGGCCAACACGACCTTCGCGAACCTCCGCTCGACGCTCGACGACGTCGCCCCGCTGGTCGAGGAGACCAAGCCCGTCGCGCCGCGGCTGCGCAAGGTCCTCGCCGAGCTGCGCCCGTTCGCGCGCGACGCCGTCCCGACCGTCCGCGACCTCGCCGCCCTCGCGGGCCGCCCGGGCGCCGACAACGACCTGCTCGACCTCGCCAAGCGCGTGCCGGCGCTCCACGACGTCGCCGTCGAGACGCGCGAGCGCAACGGGGAGCAGCGCGCGGGCGCGCTGCCGACGGGCACGACGTCGCTGCGCGGCCAGACGCCGCAGCTGGCGTTCCTGCGGCCCTACAGCGTCGACCTCACCGGCTGGTTCGACGACTTCGGCCACTCCGGCGCCTACGACGCCAACGGCAACTTCAACCGCAGCGCGATCTCCGTCAGCGCCTTCTCGCTCGTCGACGGCCTGCTGCGTCCCGTGCCGCCCGAGCTGCGCCAGCAGCTCTTCGACTCCGTCGTCGCCGTCGGGCAGAACAACCGCTGCCCGGGCTCCATCGAGCGCGGCGCGCTGTGGAAGCCCTCGCCGGACTTCAACTGCGACGAGACGCAGGGACCGGTGGGCCCGTGA
- a CDS encoding MlaD family protein, whose product MRRLAGPLLLVVALAALWAALSGAGGEEREGRVRYTVELDNAFGLIEGADVKIAGVRAGRISKLRLDRSDMRALVDVEVDRKGFGDLRKDAFCQTRPQSLIGEYFVDCRPGTSAQRLPEGGLVPVSQTGSTIPVDLVNNIMRRPYRERMSIILGELGAGLAARGGDLNETIKRASPALRETDRVLAVLRRQRATIRDLYRDADTVLGELAEGREDVTRFVAEARDTARVGAGRPAALRRQLRALPRFLAEATQTMPLLEASADRQGKALTTLRSNATLLRGFLDRLGPFAEASRPAVRTLAAATQRGTPAVEALRPRLVELTKPARDLPELAQNAAIVLEHLDDRRFAVEQDPASPGGAGFTGLEALLRYVFNQSQGINLTDGRNYILKIALFLDAGCLFVKDADKAKAPANQRCAALLGPSRPGVSTPDPTKTATPAMRRGTAETPARDDAVAPRDTDTAAPVAPTTPSAPGAAPQAPAPEQPKGLIPGVQQLLDGLLGPGTDQRQPGLLPGLLGGGKAQGPSRQPSQRGTDALLDLLLGP is encoded by the coding sequence GTGAGGCGCCTGGCGGGACCCCTCCTGCTCGTGGTCGCCCTCGCGGCGCTCTGGGCCGCCCTGTCGGGCGCCGGCGGCGAGGAGCGCGAGGGCCGGGTCCGCTACACGGTCGAGCTCGACAACGCCTTCGGGCTGATCGAGGGCGCCGACGTGAAGATCGCCGGCGTCCGCGCCGGGCGCATCTCGAAGCTGCGCCTCGACCGGAGCGACATGCGCGCCCTCGTCGACGTCGAGGTCGACCGCAAGGGCTTCGGCGACCTGCGCAAGGACGCGTTCTGCCAGACGCGACCGCAGTCGCTCATCGGCGAGTACTTCGTCGACTGCCGGCCCGGCACGTCGGCCCAGCGGCTGCCCGAGGGCGGGCTCGTGCCAGTGAGCCAGACCGGTTCGACGATCCCGGTCGACCTCGTCAACAACATCATGCGCCGCCCCTACCGCGAGCGCATGTCGATCATCCTCGGCGAGCTCGGCGCCGGCCTGGCCGCCCGCGGTGGCGACCTCAACGAGACGATCAAGCGCGCGAGCCCGGCCCTCCGGGAGACCGACCGCGTCCTGGCCGTCCTGCGCCGGCAGCGGGCGACGATCCGCGACCTCTACCGCGACGCCGACACCGTCCTGGGCGAGCTGGCCGAGGGCCGCGAGGACGTGACGCGCTTCGTCGCCGAGGCGCGCGACACGGCACGCGTCGGCGCCGGGCGCCCGGCCGCGCTGCGCCGCCAGCTGCGGGCGCTGCCCCGCTTCCTGGCCGAGGCGACGCAGACGATGCCGCTGCTGGAGGCCTCCGCCGACCGCCAGGGCAAGGCGCTCACGACGCTGCGCTCCAACGCGACGCTCCTGCGCGGCTTCCTCGACCGGCTCGGGCCGTTCGCGGAGGCCTCGCGCCCCGCCGTCCGGACGCTCGCCGCCGCGACGCAGCGGGGCACGCCGGCGGTCGAGGCGCTGCGCCCCCGGCTCGTCGAGCTCACGAAGCCCGCCAGGGACCTGCCCGAGCTCGCCCAGAACGCGGCGATCGTCCTCGAGCACCTCGACGACCGGAGGTTCGCCGTCGAGCAGGACCCGGCGAGCCCGGGCGGCGCCGGCTTCACCGGCCTCGAGGCCCTCCTGCGCTACGTCTTCAACCAGAGCCAGGGCATCAACCTCACCGACGGGCGCAACTACATCCTCAAGATCGCGCTCTTCCTCGACGCGGGCTGCCTCTTCGTCAAGGACGCCGACAAGGCCAAGGCGCCGGCCAACCAGCGCTGCGCCGCGCTGCTGGGCCCGAGCCGCCCGGGGGTCAGCACCCCCGACCCGACGAAGACCGCCACGCCGGCCATGCGGCGCGGCACGGCCGAGACGCCCGCGCGCGACGACGCCGTCGCCCCGCGCGACACCGACACCGCCGCGCCCGTCGCCCCGACGACGCCGTCCGCGCCCGGCGCCGCGCCGCAGGCCCCAGCGCCCGAGCAGCCCAAGGGCCTCATCCCGGGCGTCCAGCAGCTGCTCGACGGCCTGCTCGGCCCCGGCACCGACCAGCGCCAGCCGGGGCTCCTGCCCGGCCTGCTGGGCGGCGGCAAGGCGCAGGGCCCGAGCCGGCAGCCGTCCCAGCGGGGCACCGACGCCCTCCTCGACCTCCTCCTGGGCCCGTGA
- a CDS encoding arsinothricin resistance N-acetyltransferase ArsN1 family B translates to MARLADPTRDAAACAAAYAPHVAVGAASFEETPPDAEAIAGRMRRVLERFPWLVAERDGEVAGYAYAGPHRDRAAYRWAVDVAVYVHEAHQRQGVGRELYGDLLPLLARQGFTQALAGITVPNAASVALHEAFGFQLVGVYRDIGFKAGAWRDVGWWQLALRPGEQGDRPAEPVPLPQLDPPVS, encoded by the coding sequence GTGGCCCGGCTCGCCGACCCGACTCGCGATGCGGCCGCCTGCGCGGCGGCCTACGCCCCGCACGTCGCCGTGGGCGCCGCGTCGTTCGAGGAGACCCCGCCCGACGCCGAGGCGATCGCGGGCCGGATGCGCCGCGTCCTCGAGCGCTTCCCGTGGCTGGTCGCCGAGCGCGACGGCGAGGTCGCCGGCTACGCCTACGCCGGCCCGCACCGCGACCGCGCCGCGTACCGCTGGGCGGTCGACGTCGCCGTCTACGTCCACGAGGCCCACCAGCGCCAGGGGGTCGGCCGCGAGCTCTACGGCGACCTGCTGCCCCTCCTCGCGCGCCAGGGGTTCACCCAGGCGCTCGCCGGCATCACCGTCCCCAACGCCGCCAGCGTCGCCCTCCACGAGGCCTTCGGCTTCCAGCTCGTCGGGGTCTACCGCGACATCGGCTTCAAGGCCGGCGCCTGGCGCGACGTGGGCTGGTGGCAGCTCGCCCTGCGTCCCGGCGAGCAGGGCGACCGCCCCGCCGAGCCCGTGCCCCTGCCGCAGCTCGATCCACCGGTCTCCTGA